One genomic segment of Candidatus Poribacteria bacterium includes these proteins:
- a CDS encoding Gfo/Idh/MocA family oxidoreductase, translated as MKDRLRVGIVGARRGAGHIRPFTTITETEVTAICDLNEDTLHEVGDRYGVPKRFTDYEEMLAADIDIVVLGTPENLHVPQSISGLEAGKHVVSEVTAATSLEQCYELVRAVRKSKTKYMMAENKCYTRSSMLIGNMVRQGLFGDIYFGEGEYLHDIKVLHHDSGGNPTWRYYWQVGINRCNYATHSLGPVMDWLDERVVSVCCLGTGVHTDPEHAMEDTVMMLCKTESGALIKIRIDMLSNRPANSYLSLQGTKGCYEGTRGLKDVEKVWLADYHQQGEWRPLADFEDEFLPESWKNPPEEAVKAGDVSEEYFEMRGFVDSIINDTKPPIDVYDAMDFTVPGLVSEESIANGGKPVEVPDFREID; from the coding sequence ATGAAGGATCGATTAAGAGTCGGCATTGTTGGCGCACGCAGAGGAGCGGGACATATCCGTCCCTTCACGACTATTACAGAAACAGAGGTAACTGCAATCTGTGATCTGAACGAAGACACGCTTCATGAGGTCGGAGATCGATATGGTGTTCCGAAACGGTTCACGGACTATGAAGAGATGCTTGCGGCTGATATTGATATCGTCGTGCTGGGCACGCCCGAAAATCTGCATGTGCCGCAATCTATTTCGGGGTTGGAAGCAGGGAAGCATGTGGTGAGTGAGGTGACAGCAGCGACCTCCCTCGAACAGTGCTACGAGTTAGTTAGAGCGGTCAGAAAAAGCAAAACGAAGTATATGATGGCGGAGAATAAGTGCTATACACGGTCGAGCATGTTAATTGGAAACATGGTGCGTCAAGGCTTGTTTGGGGACATTTACTTTGGCGAGGGCGAATATCTCCATGACATCAAAGTGCTGCATCACGATAGCGGTGGCAATCCAACTTGGCGATACTATTGGCAGGTGGGAATAAACCGATGTAACTATGCAACGCATAGCCTCGGTCCGGTGATGGACTGGCTCGACGAACGCGTCGTTTCGGTGTGTTGTCTTGGCACTGGTGTGCACACCGATCCGGAACATGCTATGGAAGATACAGTGATGATGTTGTGCAAGACTGAAAGTGGCGCTCTGATTAAGATCCGGATTGATATGCTCTCCAACCGTCCTGCGAATTCATACTTGAGTTTGCAGGGAACGAAAGGTTGTTATGAAGGCACACGGGGATTGAAGGATGTAGAAAAAGTTTGGTTGGCAGATTACCATCAACAGGGAGAGTGGCGACCGCTCGCAGACTTTGAAGACGAATTTCTACCGGAGAGTTGGAAAAATCCGCCGGAGGAAGCGGTGAAGGCTGGAGATGTGAGTGAGGAGTATTTCGAGATGCGCGGTTTTGTCGATAGCATCATCAATGACACCAAACCGCCAATTGATGTCTATGATGCCATGGATTTCACAGTGCCGGGATTGGTTTCTGAGGAGTCTATTGCAAATGGTGGAAAGCCCGTTGAGGTGCCTGATTTTCGGGAGATTGACTAG
- a CDS encoding ABC transporter ATP-binding protein: MARSSGRRGNARRPDVEMTILEEVPTELQDQLEDLLDGEEEIKVAISTDLQFDGTYGKDWVLATERRLLAFNQNGAPGPEVQNIPLEAVDEIEIRELYGNNFMKVRTAEGAFEVARYSKRFVPKFAEATPEIESLIDKVKPEETDESKRRRKYVDPGKKKIRCETCGRPIPRWSDVCPNCVEKGKLLFRLLKYAIPFWRVSVPALLIVLVIRLVDLWPAILGQQLIDNILTPATIAAAGGQPTEPGAFGQLVIIVLQMIGAHVFTAAFSAVRGYMMTWVGQRITLRLRNDAFQHMSILSLDFYQQRETGNLMSRITQDVGRLRDFIAEGLQDIIGDSMTLIYMCIIMFLYDWQLALWVLLPIPFIILFSFYFGHKMHKVFHVLWRRYAGISTILASTIPGIRVVKAFTREKYEVDRFQEQTHQVFEGEMSAAKIWTLYQPIMTFMTYCGTIFIWLIGGRQIINGDLTLGELMLFMTYMTRFLQPVRTLAQMNRRFLRAATSAERVFEILDTPPSVASRKDAVGLPNMRGQVEFRDVFFSYDEEKNAINGISFTTKPGEMIGLVGHSGAGKSTLINLVTRFYDPNEGEILIDGHDSRDIELRSLRGQIGVVLQEPFLFEGSVADNIGYGKPGASRQEIVAAAKAANAHDFIVKFSDGYDTTVGERGVRVSGGERQRISIARAILKNPRILILDEATSSVDTETESRIQEALGRLIRGRTVFAIAHRLSTLKHSNRLVVLKEGQIDEIGTHEELIAKGGTYANLCEKQTELSKIRAW; the protein is encoded by the coding sequence ATGGCTCGTTCTTCCGGTAGAAGGGGCAATGCTAGACGGCCCGATGTAGAGATGACAATTTTAGAGGAAGTACCAACAGAACTCCAAGATCAGCTTGAAGATTTACTGGATGGAGAAGAAGAGATTAAAGTTGCCATTTCCACAGATTTACAGTTTGACGGCACTTACGGGAAAGATTGGGTGTTAGCGACGGAAAGACGCCTGCTCGCTTTTAACCAAAATGGTGCGCCCGGACCTGAAGTCCAAAACATTCCACTCGAAGCCGTTGACGAGATTGAAATACGAGAGTTGTATGGCAATAACTTCATGAAAGTGCGAACCGCAGAGGGCGCATTTGAAGTCGCTCGCTACTCCAAGCGGTTCGTTCCCAAATTTGCCGAAGCAACACCAGAAATTGAATCTTTAATTGACAAGGTCAAGCCGGAGGAAACGGACGAATCTAAGCGGCGTCGGAAGTATGTCGATCCCGGAAAAAAGAAGATTCGATGTGAAACCTGTGGGCGCCCGATCCCACGGTGGTCTGATGTTTGCCCAAACTGCGTTGAAAAGGGCAAACTGCTCTTCCGCCTACTCAAATACGCGATCCCATTTTGGCGCGTTTCTGTGCCGGCACTGCTAATCGTGCTGGTTATACGATTGGTAGACCTCTGGCCAGCTATTCTGGGTCAGCAGCTTATTGATAACATCCTCACTCCGGCGACGATAGCAGCAGCAGGAGGACAGCCAACTGAACCGGGTGCATTTGGACAACTTGTGATAATTGTGCTTCAGATGATCGGAGCGCACGTCTTCACAGCAGCTTTCTCAGCGGTGCGGGGTTATATGATGACATGGGTCGGTCAACGTATCACCCTGAGATTGCGGAATGATGCCTTTCAGCATATGAGTATCCTGTCGCTCGATTTCTACCAGCAGCGGGAGACGGGGAATCTGATGTCACGCATTACTCAGGATGTCGGACGGCTGCGAGACTTTATCGCCGAAGGGTTACAGGATATTATCGGTGATTCAATGACATTAATCTATATGTGCATTATCATGTTCCTCTATGACTGGCAGCTGGCACTCTGGGTGTTGCTTCCGATTCCGTTTATTATCCTTTTCTCATTCTATTTTGGACACAAGATGCACAAGGTTTTCCACGTCCTGTGGAGGCGCTACGCTGGGATTAGCACGATCTTGGCGAGTACGATTCCGGGGATACGGGTTGTCAAGGCGTTTACCCGCGAGAAATACGAAGTCGATCGCTTTCAAGAACAGACCCATCAGGTTTTTGAAGGGGAAATGAGTGCCGCCAAAATCTGGACACTTTATCAGCCAATTATGACCTTCATGACCTACTGTGGAACCATTTTTATCTGGTTAATTGGAGGGAGGCAGATCATCAACGGAGACTTAACGCTCGGTGAGTTGATGTTATTTATGACCTATATGACGCGGTTTTTACAACCTGTACGTACGCTTGCTCAGATGAACCGTCGATTCCTGAGAGCCGCGACTTCTGCCGAGCGGGTCTTTGAGATCCTTGATACACCGCCTAGTGTTGCAAGTCGTAAAGATGCTGTTGGCCTTCCAAATATGCGGGGGCAGGTCGAATTTCGCGATGTTTTCTTCTCTTACGATGAAGAGAAAAATGCTATCAATGGTATCAGCTTTACCACCAAACCGGGGGAAATGATCGGGCTCGTCGGACATAGTGGCGCGGGCAAGAGCACCCTCATCAATTTAGTCACCCGATTCTACGATCCCAACGAGGGTGAAATTCTCATTGACGGGCATGATAGCCGCGATATTGAACTTAGATCTTTGCGAGGACAGATCGGGGTGGTACTACAGGAGCCATTCCTATTTGAAGGTTCCGTCGCCGACAATATTGGTTATGGGAAACCGGGGGCAAGTCGCCAAGAGATTGTCGCGGCGGCAAAAGCCGCAAACGCCCACGACTTTATCGTTAAATTTTCCGATGGTTACGACACAACAGTCGGCGAAAGGGGCGTGCGTGTCTCTGGCGGAGAACGTCAACGAATCTCCATCGCTCGCGCTATCCTTAAGAATCCGCGCATTCTCATCCTTGATGAGGCAACTTCCTCTGTTGATACGGAGACCGAATCAAGAATCCAAGAGGCGTTGGGCCGGCTGATTCGAGGACGAACCGTTTTCGCAATCGCACATCGCCTTTCGACACTTAAACATTCCAATCGTTTGGTTGTCCTCAAGGAAGGGCAAATTGATGAGATTGGCACACACGAAGAGCTAATCGCCAAAGGTGGCACTTATGCCAACTTATGCGAAAAGCAAACAGAACTCTCGAAAATTCGGGCGTGGTAG
- a CDS encoding DUF1854 domain-containing protein translates to MEQPIRIEDEVQFLDPQRLKISRNQFAELEAELPDGTVHAPVEPVRTFPLTQPNQYISLLDVHKNELGLIEDINQLEKADQTVLAEELEKCYFMPKITRIYFIEGRFGVTEWEAETDSGTVSFDLRSRNDITTFNGGRVLIKDIDGNRYEIVNYHQLDPQSVALLETQI, encoded by the coding sequence GTGGAACAACCCATTCGGATCGAAGATGAAGTCCAATTTCTTGATCCCCAACGCTTGAAAATTAGCCGCAACCAATTTGCAGAGCTGGAAGCGGAGCTGCCGGACGGTACAGTTCACGCGCCTGTAGAGCCGGTCCGCACGTTTCCACTGACCCAACCGAATCAATATATCAGTTTACTTGACGTCCACAAAAACGAGCTTGGCTTGATTGAGGACATAAATCAGTTAGAAAAGGCAGATCAGACAGTCCTTGCGGAAGAGTTGGAAAAATGCTATTTTATGCCAAAAATTACAAGGATTTACTTCATTGAAGGACGGTTCGGTGTCACAGAGTGGGAAGCCGAAACCGATAGTGGCACCGTTTCTTTTGATCTGCGTTCTCGGAATGATATTACCACATTTAATGGCGGACGGGTGCTGATTAAAGATATTGATGGGAATCGATACGAAATTGTCAATTATCATCAGCTAGATCCGCAGAGCGTAGCCCTCCTCGAAACACAGATCTAA